Below is a window of Ovis aries strain OAR_USU_Benz2616 breed Rambouillet chromosome 20, ARS-UI_Ramb_v3.0, whole genome shotgun sequence DNA.
TTAGTTCTGtacattctttcttccctttcaacCTCACTGTGTGTCTGTGGACAGAAACAAAGCTTCCAGAAAAGCCTTAGTCTAAAAGTTTGACAATGAACTTGCTCCCAGCACTGCCCCTACCCCAACAACATAGAGAACTTGTCTGTTACACATACAGATACGGAAGAAGTCAAATACTTTTTGAAACTGCTGCCTCATATCAGGCTGCCACGCAATAAGAACACAAGTCTCAAGTACAAAGATTACATTTAACCAGTGCTCTCCTGGTGTTTCAACAAGCCCCTTCTAAAATCCAGTTCTTTTTTTACACTTGGGAAAGCAGCAAGTCCTATGACAGACCAAGAATTCATTCTATGAAGAAAATCAATAGGTCTGTCTGATCTCAATACCACAGTAAGAGAAGAGGGTAGAAACAGTCTCGTTTCCCCACACCTCtgatactgaaagtgaagtcgctcagtcatgtccgactctttgcgaccccgtggactgtagcccaccaggctcctctgtccatgggattctccagaaaatactggagtgggtttctatttccttctccagaggatcgtcctgaccccagagatcaaacccaggtctcccgcattgcaggcagacgctttaacctctgagccaccaaggaagcctgataCTGAACCACTGGCTAAAATCCATGAGCCTTATTCTTCCAATATGGAAATCAAGAGTGGACAAAGTGCTGCTCTGAACTTAGAAGGGGACCAATTTACTCTTTTCCATCCCAGCTGGACACACACCAGAATCCTCTGGAGCTCAGAAACACAAAACTGGCCATTCTCCCCCACCCCTAACTACCAAATTAGAATTCTTGTTTAAGAGGGAGTGGACCTTTAAAGAGATGTGTGTGGATTTTGTTGAGAACTGCAGATTCAGTCATTCATTAGTTCACACTAAGAACTTTGCCAGGTGTTTCACATGTTATTCTGTTTTATGACTAAATTCAGACAGGtttgctactaagtcacttcagtcgtgtccgactctgtgcaaccccatagacggcagcccaccaggctctgccgtccctgggattctccaggcaagaacactggagtgggctgccatttccttcagtcaCAGAAACTATATGGTGGACAGGAGAGAGGAAGAGTTCACCACAAGGAGATTCTAAAAGCCTGCCTTTCCAATGTTCTTGCCCATTCTGATGTCTTCTCACCTTGCCACTCTTCCTACTGGGCCCTCTGACTCTTCCAAATTAAGTTACAGGTGAATCCTCCGTTAGTCAAGTACAGAACAACACCGACATGTGCGCAGAACCTCactggagccccccccaaaaaaagatatttatttttccatttttgtcacCACAAATTCCTTGTAAACATAAAAACCTTgtaatttaaacaaaaatcaaaCCCATAATTCTCTCCTAGGATCAATTTGTGAACAAACGACACAAGATGCAAAATTAACTGAAAACTGACATCCTTCCTGAAATTTCTCTTAAAACAGCAGAGAAAAGCAATGCTGCCACCTAGTGGCAACCCAAACAAATCACATGGCATCCGCAGCAAAATAGGGGTCCTAGGCCCAACATTTGGTCCCTCCCCTTAccttcctgaaaaagaaaaattcccagCAACAAGAAACCCCTCCTTCAGTCCTATTCAATCCTGAGAATACAGCAACCCAGGTCTGGCCTGTGACACAGACTACTTCACAAGAAACGGTCCTCTGCCCATCTTAAGGTCAGTTTGCTCAATCCTGTGGCCCAGGCGATGCAGAAGGTAGACACATCCAAAATGCTCTTCTGTTCAGAGTGTGTACACGGTAATGCTGATGTCTGTTGCCTCAAAGACCTCCTCAATTATAGCGGATACATTTTCCCATTGCAGACGATCAAGACCACATCCAATCCTGAAAAAGACAACATATCTCCACTGGttgtgactgaggaaaaagctccttccctccttccctagGCTGCATCCACCCAAAGCCAAAGATAACATCTGGTCTCGCACCTATAGGCAACCACGGTGGGAGTTTAGACGTGACTGCCTGTTGTGAGTCACCTAAGGCTGTTTCCTAGACAGCCCTACCATCCAATAGCTGTCACTTCTCTTCTGCCAAATAAACTACCAATTCCCAGTTACTTCAGGGTACATTTAGAAATGTGTAACTCTGCCGCCAGACAGAAGAACTCAGTTTCTACTAGTGAAAACTAGCCGTGGGTGGATGGGAAAAGGTTGgtatttttaaactgtgttagtcactcagtcgtgtttgactctttgtgaccccatggactataacctgccaggctcctctgtccatggggattctccaggtaacaatattggagtgggttgccatgcccttctccagaggatcttcctgacctagggatcgaacctgggtctcccacactgcaggcagattctttaccaactgagccaccaggaaagcccattttaaaaatacacttatgATAACAGAATGTTAAGCAAGATAACTGGGAAATGCCAAGCTGATTGTAATTCCAATCTTCCTGACACCCTGGTGAGAAACCTCAATCAGCCCACAAAACTACTACCTGGCAGCTTTCTTCCAAGATGTTACTTTACTGATCCTCAATATCCACAGGGAAAAAAGGCTTAAAattgataattttttattaatgCATTAAGTACCTGAAAaacctgtgattaaaaaaaaaagtttctggtACATAAGTCATGAATATATTACAGACCAGTGCAAGATGAGGGATCAAGTAACCACATTTCTAACTCGGAGCGTGGAATAAACCTGCATGCGTGGTCAGTACTGACTCAGAACTAGTctgtcaggaagagaagggacccCAAGCCTATTCCtgaaaaggaaacagagaggGTACTAAACCCCCGACATCAGTCCCCTAAGTTCCCAATATCTAGGGTCTAAGACATTACACCAGCAACATACCCTCTGGCTACTATCCATGCTGAACATAAATAGCATGTAGTTTACAAAGCTGTGACAACCTACAATTTTGTTCACTCAGAATGAACAGGTTTGGGACACCTGGAGTGGCCCAGAGAGAAATCACAATTGCTCAGTCTTGATTCTTGAGCTGTACTAGAGGATGCCGAGAATTCAACAAATAGTGGTGAACAATGGTTCCTCCCTACTAGGCGGGCTGAGGAAGATCTGTTTTAATCATCCTGATTCATTCAGCCTAAGCTAAAAGATGGGCATGCCTTGAGCGAAGATCTGACAACTGGTTTactgatgatttttaaatgttttaaaatttgtccaCCTTTAAGTCTACATTTTGGGTTAAGATAAGCTTTTAAGTCATTTGTCTTTGGGTAAGACAGTAAACCCCACCAATCAAGTCATTTAGGGCCCTGGATTTCCTTGCCTTGGCATGGAAAGGTCGGTGACTCCATTCCTCAGACAATGAGACTTCATAGCCTCTAAACTCTTCCGTAAGTTTTCATAAGTTGGCTTGTGTGAAGCCCTTTTCTTTGTAATCTGAGTATGAAGAACAAATTCAAATTTCCATTAGTCCAAAATGAGAGGCAAAATACGTCATCATGTCCTCCCAACATTGTGATAATTAAAATAAGTATACTTTTATAGACTAGCCTAGATAACACATGTCATATAGTCTCTTCCAGCTAGGCGAGCCCCTGAGGAATATACTGAATAGAGCCAGAGGCCCAGACACGGCCACATCTTTTCTCTTCCTAAGAAACCCAGATTAGTAGGTGTGCCTATTGTCTATTGTTTTTAAGCAAGGTAGGTGAAAGTTCCTGTGCCACTTCCAAGAGATAAGCTACCTACCTGTAACAAGGAAGAACCCATAGCACCTTAAAATTTCCTgttaggtttatttatttagaaacagcgcttgctttttatttccctataaaagcacagaaagaaaCTGGTAGCATTCCAAACAAGACTCGTAGTCACCGTAGTCACAGCATCCCCACTTTGTGTGCTACCCAAACCAAGCTTGTAGTGAGTTGGCTCTAAGTCATCCAGCAGCATCACCAAGAAGCTGCACTCCTTCACAGGTCAAAGGCCACTGGGACAGTGGAAGAAATCCACATGGAGGAAGCAAGCAGGAGAGGAGCAGAGTATTACCTGGCACTGCATTTGGTAaggaagaatgagagaaaaactcTTTTGAGCAATCCGTCTCTTGAGACTTTATTGTCTCTATTTCACTACGACAATGAAGGAATGAAAGCAAGGGAAGCATCCCTAACTTTCGCACATCATATAACAGGGCTTTGGTAAATATCACAACTTTTTCCCACGGAGTTGGGATGCAGCCGCACGTTTCTAATGCAGGGCACCAAATCGCCACCAGCCCTGGGTCTGAGTGAGCACGAGGCCAGCTTTGGGGCATTTTTGATGGTCTATAAGGACACACTGTGAGCGACACAACGCAGCGCAGCCCATCTGTTTGCTGAGACTTGACGCTCACTGAGAACTGGCCCCGTCTTACCAGGTGATATATGTATCGTCCATCTCTCTTCAGAACAGCCACTTCTCCAGACTTTTTCTCTAAGAAAAACAGTTATTtaatagtaaaaaagaaacaccaaaaCACTGATCTTCactcttagatttttaaaagatcttcatAGATCTAAGTCTACTTCAGAAGTAGGATTAATTTTCAACTCTGAAGAACCCTTTGATCCTTATCAGCCTTCCTAAATACCATACACCTTAACTTCCAGTTTTCCTACTGTTTTAGGAAATCACGTTGTTTTCAATCACATTTTCTTCACACTCCATCTTCAATCCTGCTACATTTTCAAATAGCCTTTCTTGTTctcttaaaaaatgttaatgtcTACTGCCTTGAAATGTTTTAGAATGTACAGCATTTTTCACTTGCCAAATGTGTATTTAATAATTtagtaattatatttttacatacaAACAGCTAATGTGTTAAGCATTATGGGGGAACATAGGTGTATTaacattaaaaagttaattatttaACAGTTTCCAGTCAGGAGAACTATGTAGTGTTTTGAAACAAATATAACACAAAGCAGTTAAGAAGTTGCTTTCTTTAGGCTAGGAGCGGAATCACCAGTGGCAACTTGATTCAGTAAGCCTGGACTGTGGTCTAAGCAACTGTTTTCAGAAGCTCCACCTCTGATTCTAGTACACTTTTCTGCTTTACAATCACTGGGAGCAAGCAACAGGAAGTGTTTGTAAGGAAAAGTTCTAAACTCTGAAGCATAAGCACAGTATGGGCAAACAGAGAATCCTGAATGCCAGGCTAAAAACTGTGGATTTTGCTAAGCATGCCAGAGTTATTAAAGGCTTCAGACAAATGGAGTAATATTATTAAGAAAGATTTATGAAATACggagaaatttaaaacttttacaaGAACTCAGGTTTCGTGGGCCAACCCAAACTAGAGACCATCTCTGAAGAGGAAAAACTTAATCTGCAGAGTTAAAAGGACTCGGTAGTTAGGAACCCCATCTGTGCATATATATCTTGTTTAAATTATTAAGCTTAAAAGGAGCATCAAAAGATGGTCTGGTCAGGGCATGTGAGTTCAGGTGCTTTCAAAACTCACGTTGATTCAACAGTTCCTGCACTCCTCCAAATTTCTTCTTGAAGAGGACAGCTATCCCAGCGCCCATTCGACAGTCCTCACTGATACAATGCACTAAAGAGTCTGTCTGGGGGCACGCAAATAGGTCTCCTTTCACATAAGTAATCTAAAAtgtgcaaagagaaagaaaacttttgttacatatagaaaaatactaagctacttcttttcctttactgtgcccaccaccaccactacctcTCCCCGCCTCGTCCCTCCTTCATTTAAGAGACAAGTGTTCAGAATTTAATGAGTTATCTAAAGCGAATTAAAGCATGTGCAAAGTAATGAGTGGGCTTGCCTAAGATTGTATCAGCCTTTCTAAAATAAAtcaacagaagaggaaaataagacAATTCAATTACTAGCTTAATTAAAAATGTGTGTGCTTTGACCTCAATCATTCTGAATTTCGGTTCACCAGTAAGTTAATAGTTGTTACGCACTCGGCTTCCTTCTGAATCTTCATTAGGGCTGCCAGCCATGATACTGGGTCACTATTTCCAGAACTTAAGTGTttcttcagctataaaaagggaGTAAAAATGCTTAGGCAGCCCAAATATATTACATTCAGACTGCCCTGCCCACCCACGTTCGAACTCTTCCCCCCACCGTTTATCACTGAGTGTGACTTCTCTAGAAAGGAACGCAAAAATCCTCGGGGCAAGGAGAGGAATAATGCCTGGGTTCGGAGGCGGCCGTGACCCGATTGCATTTCGCGCTTtgcaggagaggaagaaaggcagTCCTAAGACCCGCCTCCTCCTTTCCCCGCGCCCGCGCCGAGCAAGGCTGATTTAGGACAGTCTTTTCTCTGAAAGATGCAGGAGTACTTCCCCATTGGGTCTAGCCCAGGGACAAAAAGGTGGGACTTGGCCACAGTCCCGTTAAGTCGCCAACTAGAGAGTGTACCGGTCAGGCGGTGTGTACTGCCAAGGCGCGAGCAGGGGTGAGAGGGAAGGTGGCCCCTTAAGGAAGACTCACCCCCATCTTTttgccggggggcggggggcgggaacTGGGGGAAGAAGTAGAGAGAGGCCTCCCATTCTCCGTCTCCTACCCTAGGGCTGATCAGCCAGGGCGTAGGGCCTGTCCTGGGATCCCGTGGGAGGAAGCGAGGAGGCTTGCTCAAAGACCCAACGTACCGCCGTTACCCTTCACCTGGAAAGGAGTTGGCCGTTACGAGGTCCCGCCCCGCGGGGAAGGGCTCTGGTAGGTGGGTAACAGCGGACGAGCCCACGATGCGAAGCCAATCCCACCACAGCCTTTAATTGCGCGCACCAAAGATGGCCGCCCACCATCCGGGAGCCGGGCGGAAACGGGCCCCTCTAGCTAGCCAGCCGAACCTGCACTCTTTGGTGATGGCCGCCGAACTTCCGGCGGTGAAGCCCGACCGCCGCTGCCGCCCGGGCATGCGTAACGAGACAGCCGAATGCAAGTTCGGTAGAGCGGCGCCTGCGCATTAAGTCCCAAGGGGTGTGTCTCCAGGGGCCGCAAAGAAGAGGGAGGGCAGTTAGCAAAGGAGTTACTTAGCGCCTGCGTGCTGCTAATATTCAAGGCTCTGTTTGAGTGGAAGGGTCTGGCGCGCCTAGAAGACGCCTGCGTATTCCTTCGGCCGGGTGGGAGCCAATCAGGAAAGTGGGCGTGGCTAAGGCATACGCCTGCGCAGTGCTGCTTCTGCGGGGGTGGGGCGAGCCCAGAGCTCGGGGTAGGGGGCGTGGCCTAAGAGGCGCCTGCGCGGAGGCAGTTGGAGGGAGGCCCGATTCCCCTTTGTTCGACTTCGCCATTTTGCGAGGCAGCGGCAgtggcggcggcagcggcggctgGAGCCTCTGATTGGGTTTCGGGGTCCGGTACTGGAGCCAATCAGCGCGGGCAGCGAACCGGGGGAGCGAGGCACGGTGAGTGTGAGGAGCCAATATCCAGCGGCCCAGAGCCGGCCCCAGCGCCCCGATTGGCGGGTCTCGCTGACCACTCAGGAGAGGCCCAGGCGCCTGTCGAGCCCCGGGAGTCGAGCTGAGTCTAGCCGAGCGGGGCGACCTGCTGCCCCGGACCAGAGCCTGCGAAGCTCTCCGGGGCACTCCCCACCGAGGCCTGCAGGGGGCCGCCCCGCGAGGGGATGGCGCCCTCGGGAGCAGGCATCTCGGGGCCCATACCCGCGCAGGGTGCCAGGGCCAGTTGGGGATGCGTCGCTGTTCTCCCCGACCCTTTGGCCCAGTTTCTCGGGCCCCAGACCCGGGGGTGTGGGGTTTGCCTTTCACAAGGCCCCTACGTTCAGGTATACACCCACTCGGGCCTAGGCAGTTTCCTCCTGGTCTTTCTGGCCTCACAACTTAAACCTGCCCTTGCACTCAACACGCGGCGGCCCCCGGGACGGAAAGTCTCCCCCCGCGGGTCCCGCGCACCCCTCCCCTCCGTGAGCGGGTCTGTCCTGTCTGCAGCTCTCCTAGGTGGGGAAGGAGAACCGGGGAAGACGCGCGCCGTGGCCACCGGGCCCCGCGTGCAGCGCGGACGGGGCCCGACCCGCCCCCGCGTCGACACTCTGAGGGCCCGCCCTCGCCGTCCCTCTGCAGggggggtagggggaggggaaggggttcGTTAGTGCGCCCCCTTCTCGGACCCCGCTGCGCCCCTCCTCCTAGCGCACTCCCGGGTCTCCGGTCCCGGCGCCGTTACCACCCCCTTTTGGCTCGTCATTTCCTCTCTTCCCCGCCCCGATCGCCGGGCAGAACCGCACACCTCCGTCCTGGAGCCCATCCAGGCGGTGTCCCTTCCTTGCCCGGGCTGTAAGCCCCTGTCCATTCGGTGCCTGGAACCTCGCTCTTGGAAGATTGCGAGCTCTGTGCATTCCTTTCCCCCGAGGCTGCACAATTTGCTTTCATTAATCTTAATCTGTTGTTGCTCATTTCGTGGATTCTCGCTCCCTTAGGAAtgtagtttcttttcctttcaccttTCTGTGTCACTTCGAACATGTCAGACTTCACTCATTAGCTTGGTTCACAGCCAtctcttggtttgttttttgtttcccaGTATGTTGACGTTTTCTTGGGTATTTATAGAAACTTAACAGTCTTCTGGGGTTTTCATTAGGGTGAAAGGAAATCTCCTTTGACAGCCAAGTATCTAACAGTTAGTATGAACCAGGCGTCCATCTGCTGGGGGGAGAGTGATTAGAGGTCGATGAGAAGCCTGGTGGAGATTGACAGGTGAACAGGTAATTCATATCTCAGGGTTAGTGCTGTAACGGGGCCAAGTTCAGTTCTGTGATGTGTGAGCTAACGACAGCCTCGGTGGAAGGCCAGCATTGCCACACTTTTAATTGGCCTTGAAGGATAATGGGGTTTCTTTGGGCAGGAAAGAACGGAAGAGCATTGCTCACAAAGAGAAGAGCATGTGCTGAGGCACCAAACTGCTGTGTTCAGGGGAAGAAGAAAACGTTGGGCAGTGGGCATTTGTGACAGTTCAGTAGGTTGGGAAACGCAGTTGGTAAAACCACTTGTATATTTTGCTAAAGGATTTTTCAGAAGCAGTTATTTTGTGGAAATTTCAGAAGTCTGGAAgcacgtttttttttttccaagtttggAAAAATAAGTTACTGGCTTATGAGATTCTGCTCCACAATAACAGCTGACtttggaggggaggaagggagatttTTCTCCTAGGACTTTAGAATTTTTCATTCAGGTGTACTATTTTTCACAGTACAGCAGTCCTTGTTACATACAGTCAGCTTTTAGTATATGATGCCTATTTTTATAATCACATTTACTGAAGTCATAACTGGTAAGTTTCAGAAAGCTACACTAGTGCTCTTTCCACTACTAAAAAATTGGGGacacttgttttcatttttgccatgaattttttattgttgaacacattttaaaaattgatttgtgAAATATCTGATAGATGGGGCAGTGTGATTTAGATATTTTTTAAGAACGTTTACATTTGCCTTTGGAGAGGATAAATACCTTGGGACTTAAAGATGGTAGTATGTGTCACTTTAAAATCAGCAAACATTTTTGCTAGACTTCTTTCTAATAGACAGTTATTGTCCGGTCATATTATTGCTAAACCCCTCTAGAAACCCTACCTATTTGCAAAAGAACTTCCTTGCCTGGAATTTTGAGTACAGTAATCTGACCTTTAGCTTTCTCTTGATGTGTGGCCTTTTAGCCTGCTGTTTTATATGTggaaatttttctctttgtttttatgcTATGACTTCATTTGGAGCACTCCATTCCCTTCCACTTCGACATGTGTAAATCCTACTTGTGCTTAAGACCAGGTCAGATGCCACATTTTTTCTAAAGACTTCATGACTGTCCCCAGTTTCTGTCCTTCacactcttttgtttttttcctttagggtTTGGGTATAGATTTTTACTCCTTTACTAAATTTAAAGACTTTGAAGTTAAAAACTTATAGTTTTCGTGTTATTTCTAAAACCTTCAAGACAGTGTTTGACAGGTGGTCCATCATTAGTGGGGATTATGCAAATTAGCTGCAATCCAGAAACCTTTTGGATGATGGGGATACAGGACAATTCTTTGTTCTCTAGTCTTCTATCAAACATAGATCAGGACCTGTTTGTTAAGTTGTGAAGTCAATTTAGTGGGCCAATGCTGGTAGTTTTTTACAGTAGGATAGAGAATACCACCATTCATCTTAAGTTATACTTACAAAGATCAGTTATGAaactttgttactttttaaaatacgtTCTCAGTGCATTTGTGATACGAAATGTGTTTCTTACTGTGAGCTGTCAAAAAGTTTTAGAAACTGCTCTTCTAGTCTTTGCCTGGTAGTGATGATCAAATATGATAATTCTGCAGGGTTTTTCACTTGTTTATTGAGGTTGAGTTTCTGGTTGGGTTAAATCGTGTGTTGGTCCAAAACAAATGGATTTCTACGTAGTTAGCTGCATTTCAGGTTCTGTACCTTGAAGTGAGGAGGAAGAGATTTTCTTGCTAACCAGAATAAACATATGTTCTTTCTGTCTTTGAGGAAAAGACATTCAAACTTTGAGGTAGGAGCAAGAACTAGACAGGCTAAATCCGGCTCACTTAATTCTGTCAGAATGTGGGCAGAAAAGCACTTCAGGAAAGACGACGTCAGATTATATTGCAGTTCTGCTAACTGAAGCTCACAGTAATGGGAACACATGGCTTCATAGAAGCTGGTGGCAACCGTTCATCACCATTGGCAGTCTAAATATCATCCTCCAAGCTGAATCACTCCTTCATTAATATATGACAGGAAATTGCTGTTAAACTTGAAACCCCTTCTGTTTTGACCCATCAGTATAGtggatttaaatgtttttaagttgTAGTATTTGTATGACGAGGATAAATTAGTTAAAACCTGGATGACATTTTATCAGTCATTTCTCTGCACTTCCAGTATGATGTAAATTTCTGGAAATTAGGGgtcaaggaaaaaaatctcacacAGGAAGGGGACTGAAGGTGGAGTGGGTTGTTAAAATACAGAGGACATTCCTTCCTGATCTTGTTTTATTAATCAACtctttaatcattttaagtgtATGTTTTAATGGATTTTGATAAATTTATACACAAATGCAACCACcaccataatgaaaaaataagacattttatcACCCCAGAAAGTTCCAGATGCTCTATCCCAGTCAACTTCCCTCTTCCCCCTTTTCCATTTCCAGGAAACCACTGATCTGCCTTCCATCTCTGGATTACTATTACCATCTCAGGGATTCATATAAATGAAGTCACACTACTCAGgacctttaatttttaattttattagctTAGAAACATAAATGCATTGTGGGTATTGCAGTTAGAGACAAGATAGAATTTAGGAAAGACCATTCACTTCCCTGAAAGAGCCACTGAGTCTGGCTGAAAATCTGGTTTTCTGTACTGTTCCCAGAATCTCTGAGGAGCCAACTCAGTCAACCAGTTTAGAAGAGACATATAAAAATCAGAAGGCTGATTTGTCACTATGCAATGAGCATTAACTGTTGGGTTTACTTGTGTTACTGATCATATCTGCTCCCTGTTGGCTACTGTATATGTGAATCCAAATTATAGCTAGATGCGTGTTTGGTGAGCATTCCATTAGAGCAAGGGTGGTGAGATGAAGAGCCATATGGCCAGATACACTGTCAGGCTCAGCGGCGTAGTCATCCTGCCACTCGTTTATGGCTCTTACCCTCTGTACCGGTTTGGTTGTGAGTAATAGACTTGATTGAGCTTTATTAGATTTTCCTCCCAACATTTAGTATAAAATTTTTTAGATAACAGTAAAGTTGAGTTTTACAATACCTGTGTGCCCGCCATCTAGAATCTGCTCTTAATGTACTGTACTTGCCTTTTTAGAGAGGTGTCTGTATATATCTATGTCTGAACCTACTTCACccatcagtgctgctgctgctgctgctaagtcgcttcagtcgtgtccgactctgtgcgaccccatagacggcagcccaccaggctgccccgtccctgggattctccaggcaagaacactggagtgggttgctatttccttctccaatgcatgaaagtgaaaagtgaaagagaagtcgctcagtcgtgtctggctcttagcgacaaccccatggactgcagcccaccaggcttctccgtccatgggattttccaggcaagagtactggagtggggtgccattgccttctccaacccatCAGTGCGCTTCTTCCTAAATATGTGGGCATTCACAAATAACTGAGACACTTTACAATCATGGTGGGTAATTCATCTTATCCACCATGTGTGGATTTGTGGGGAGAGGTACATTGCTTTGCTGCTATGATGTGCAGCTCATGTAATTCAGTGTAACTCAAATGCAACTGTCActcaaattttagaatttatgGAGGCCTGGAGAAAAGTTTGGGAGAAAATCTAAAGGTTTTGAATCAAGCCTTTATTCAGGGTTCTCATTATTACTTCAGTTTATCTAATCGTGTCCTTATTTCAAAAAGGAGCTTTCAGCTGTTAAAGTGTATGAGAAGAGTAAATTTGGGCCTTGACTGCATATTTAATGATATTTGTTGCTgttactcagttgctaagtcatttctgactctttgtgaccccatgaactgcagcacaccaggcttccctgaccttcactatctccctgagtttgctcagctccggtccattgagtcagtgatggcatccaaccatctcatcgtctattgccgcctcttgccctcaatctttcccagcatcagtcttgtccagtgagtcatttcttcacatcaggtggccaaagtattggagcttcagcttttagcaccagtccttccaattaatattcagggttgatttccgtaaggattgactggttggatctccttcaagtccaagggactctcaagagttttctccagcaccacagttcaaaagcgtcgattcttcagtgctcagccttccttatggtcacgtccatacatgactactggaaaacccataactgatttatatggacctttgtcggcaaagtgatacctctgctttttaatctgctgtctcggtttgtcatagctgttattcccaggagcaagtgtctttcaattgtgtggctgcagtcaccgtccacaatgattgtggagcccaagaaaatgaaacatgACACTGTCTCCACATTTTCgccatctgtttgctatgaagtgatgggaccagatgccatgatcttcagttttttgaatgttgaattttaagccagctttttcactctcctctttcaccttcgtcaagaggctctttagatcctgttcgctttctgccattaaagtggtatcgtGGGCATATTGGAGAttgtcgatatttctcccagcagtcttgattccagcttctgcttcatccagtcaggcatttcacgtgatatgtactctgtatataagttaaagaagcacgGGGACAATACagagccttgacatcctcctttcccaattttgaaccagtccgtttttccatgtccagttctaacttgcttgttatcctgcatacaggtttctcaggaggcaggtaatgtggtctggtattcctgtctcattaagaatattccacagttg
It encodes the following:
- the OARD1 gene encoding ADP-ribose glycohydrolase OARD1 isoform X3 → MIEITYVKGDLFACPQTDSLVHCISEDCRMGAGIAVLFKKKFGGVQELLNQQKKSGEVAVLKRDGRYIYHLITKKRASHKPTYENLRKSLEAMKSHCLRNGVTDLSMPRIGCGLDRLQWENVSAIIEEVFEATDISITVYTL
- the OARD1 gene encoding ADP-ribose glycohydrolase OARD1 isoform X4, whose product is MGITYVKGDLFACPQTDSLVHCISEDCRMGAGIAVLFKKKFGGVQELLNQQKKSGEVAVLKRDGRYIYHLITKKRASHKPTYENLRKSLEAMKSHCLRNGVTDLSMPRIGCGLDRLQWENVSAIIEEVFEATDISITVYTL
- the OARD1 gene encoding ADP-ribose glycohydrolase OARD1 isoform X5, producing MGAGIAVLFKKKFGGVQELLNQQKKSGEVAVLKRDGRYIYHLITKKRASHKPTYENLRKSLEAMKSHCLRNGVTDLSMPRIGCGLDRLQWENVSAIIEEVFEATDISITVYTL
- the OARD1 gene encoding ADP-ribose glycohydrolase OARD1 isoform X1 gives rise to the protein MAGSPNEDSEGSRITYVKGDLFACPQTDSLVHCISEDCRMGAGIAVLFKKKFGGVQELLNQQKKSGEVAVLKRDGRYIYHLVRRGQFSVSVKSQQTDGLRCVVSLTVCPYRPSKMPQSWPRAHSDPGLVAIWCPALETCGCIPTPWEKVVIFTKALLYDVRKLGMLPLLSFLHCRSEIETIKSQETDCSKEFFSHSSLPNAVPGNTLLLSCLLPPCGFLPLSQWPLTCEGVQLLGDAAG
- the OARD1 gene encoding ADP-ribose glycohydrolase OARD1 isoform X2 yields the protein MAGSPNEDSEGSRITYVKGDLFACPQTDSLVHCISEDCRMGAGIAVLFKKKFGGVQELLNQQKKSGEVAVLKRDGRYIYHLITKKRASHKPTYENLRKSLEAMKSHCLRNGVTDLSMPRIGCGLDRLQWENVSAIIEEVFEATDISITVYTL